One stretch of Carassius carassius chromosome 18, fCarCar2.1, whole genome shotgun sequence DNA includes these proteins:
- the LOC132092276 gene encoding adhesion G protein-coupled receptor F4-like, with the protein MSLRIKEDFDTSLSNNKDEKFIRYASKIESAIEESYRKLAVYITVSVKVTRFRPGSIIADYEFKSTISSPNSPEFAAANKQVGNILITEGFPVDLDGFAESEQKNLSTAEKWYPQQNMELKCIRPDYVDGTMRWTVNGQELPLNTNKYLISSDNSTLTVKSVSVLDRGRYTCIINRTIPYIQWQDVVIEPLPDIKVGQNERKFQCVNKNVLLECCEEKNSVEWTPISSGDVVVPTEDGCITLNHIIKQGECGSETFVCRLKNQALQSFSYGSSNVTVIKVNEELSCKNEKLGDGKEGETLTGPCERDKEGTIKYKCISGEWKPEETNCILKVIINLANKVQVLLVEDIPEFVTELSNVTEKNENAITQSPVTVLTIVEILLKVASISQNIIINQRVMEGFLNTVNILVSELAFNSWEKLNNDNRTDNTSTALLSAIENIAARLTNVSFLINKTSIELNRTVTTSTSYSGISNLPNSTTEIEIPQIPISTPITIIVFTTLDEILPTRNTTTSRSNNSRKSDVRINGDVVVVKIDIKTINNISFAFDITDPSLGNPQCVFWNFNLDAWDSTGCEVKPYISKGNETGKITCECNHTTSFSILMSPFSIKNIALAYITYIGVAISMASLILCLIIEIIVWKSMTRNDTSYMRHVSIVNIAVSLLIANICFIIGAAIAEQEQPTSVGRCSPVVFFMHFFYLALFFWMLMSALLLFYRTVMVLSQMSRTKMMVIAFIAGYGAPLLIAVITVASTAGPQNYISKQNACWLNWNESKALLAFVIPALTIVAINLVVLIVVLYKMLRRGVGASIQPDEKHALVVIARCVAILTPIFGLTWGFGIGTMVSQDLGIHVVFALLNSLQGFFILVFGTLLDSKIREALAGFLSPRNLTSSNRTRSTSAGPSSSSGLGFFQRMRRNVFNISEANAFSAATSSHSSSGTDTMNA; encoded by the exons ATGTCATTGAGAATAAAAGAAGATTTTGATACCAGTCTCAGCAACAACAAAGATGAGAAGTTCATACGCTATGCCAGTAAAATTGAATCAGCA ATTGAAGAAAGTTACAGAAAATTGGCCGTCTATATAACGGTTTCAGTAAAAGTCACTCGTTTTAG GCCTGGTAGCATTATAGCAGACTATGAATTTAAGTCAACAATCAGCAGCCCCAACAGCCCTGAATTTGCAGCGGCAAACAAACAGGTTGGAAACATTCTCATAACAGAAGGATTCCCTGTAGATCTGGATGGTTTTGCTGAAAGTG AACAAAAGAACCTGTCCACTGCAGAAAAATGGTATCCTCAGCAAAATATGGAGCTAAAATGCATACGCCCAGATTATGTTGATGGTACAATGAGATGGACAGTGAATGGCCAAGAGCTCCCACTAAACACCAATAAATACTTAATTTCATCTGACAATAGTACTCTCACTGTGAAGAGCGTCAGTGTGCTTGACAGAG GTCGATACACATGTATCATAAACAGGACAATACCTTACATTCAGTGGCAAGATGTAGTTATTGAACCACTTCCAGATATCAAAGTGGGTCAAAATGAAAGAAAGTTCCAATGTGTAAACAAGAATGTTTTACTTGAATGCTGTGAAGAAAAAAACAGTGTGGAGTGGACCCCAATATCTTCTGGGGATGTTGTGGTACCTACAG AGGATGGATGCATCACATTAAATCATATAATCAAACAAGGAGAATGTGGGAGTGAAACCTTTGTTTGTCGACTCAAGAACCAGGCACTTCAAAGTTTCAGCTATGGTAGTTCAAATGTTACAGTTATCAAAGTAAACGAAG AGTTAAGCTGTAAAAATGAAAAGCTTGGAGATGGAAAGGAAGGTGAAACTTTGACAGGTCCCTGTGAAAGAGACAAGGAAGGCaccataaaatataaatgtatatcggGTGAATGGAAGCCTGAGGAGACAAACTGTATTCTTAAAGTTATCATCAACCTTGCAAATAAAGTTCAG GTTTTGTTGGTGGAGGACATACCAGAGTTTGTCACTGAGCTTAGTAATGTAACAGAGAAGAATGAGAATGCAATTACACAGTCTCCTGTCACTGTCCTAACAATCGTTGAAATTCTTTTAAAAGTAGCTAGTATTTCACAAAACATTATCATTAATCAGCGTGTGATGGAG GGTTTTCTTAACACAGTGAATATCCTTGTTTCGGAACTGGCCTTTAATTCATGGGAAAAACTGAACAATGACAACAGGACTGATAACACCAGCACTGCACTTCTAAGCGCTATTGAGAACATAGCAGCCCGTCTCACAAATGTCagttttttgattaataaaacatcTATTGAGTTGAACAGAACTGTAACAACCAGCACCTCATATAGTGGAATATCAAACCTGCCAAACTCAACTACCGAGATTGAGATTCCGCAGATTCCTATATCCACCCCTATAACCATCATAGTCTTCACAACTCTTGATGAAATCCTACCTACTCGTAATACTACTACCAGTAGAAGTAATAACAGTAGAAAATCAGATGTGCGCATCAATGGAGATGTGGTTGTAGTTAAGATTGACATCAAAACAATTAACAACATATCTTTTGCATTTGACATTACTGATCCGTCTTTGGGAAATCCTCAGTGTGTCTTTTGGAACTTCAATCTTGACGCATGGGATTCCACTGGATGTGAAGTAAAGCCCTATATAAGTAAAGGGAATGAAACTGGCAAGATTACATGTGAATGCAACCACACAACCTCTTTTTCAATCTTAATGTCACCATTTTCCATTAAGAACATAGCCTTAGCCTATATAACTTACATTGGTGTAGCTATTTCGATGGCCAGCTTGATTTTGTGCCTCATTATCGAGATTATCGTGTGGAAGTCAATGACAAGAAATGACACGTCCTACATGCGGCATGTCTCCATAGTCAACATTGCCGTGTCCCTGCTGATCGCAAACATCTGTTTTATCATTGGAGCTGCGATCGCAGAACAAGAACAGCCAACCTCAGTGGGTCGCTGCAGTCCAGTGGTTTTCTTCATGCACTTTTTTTACTTGGCTCTTTTCTTCTGGATGTTAATGTCAGCGCTGTTGCTCTTTTACCGTACAGTCATGGTCTTGTCTCAAATGTCAAGGACCAAAATGATGGTCATTGCCTTCATAGCCGGTTATGGTGCACCTTTGCTCATAGCGGTTATTACTGTTGCTTCAACAGCTGGACCTCAAAATTATATTTCCAAACAAAATGCATGCTGGCTGAACTGGAACGAATCAAAGGCCCTGCTGGCATTTGTGATTCCAGCTCTCACTATTGTAGCCATAAACCTTGTGGTTTTGATTGTGGTTCTGTACAAGATGTTGAGGAGAGGAGTTGGTGCTTCTATTCAACCAGATGAGAAACATGCCCTGGTGGTCATTGCCAGATGTGTGGCCATTTTGACTCCTATCTTTGGTCTAACATGGGGATTTGGCATTGGAACCATGGTGTCACAGGATTTAGGCATTCATGTGGTGTTTGCACTCCTCAATTCACTGCAG GGATTCTTTATTTTGGTGTTTGGAACACTTTTAGACAGCAAG ATACGTGAGGCTCTGGCAGGATTCCTGTCACCAAGAAACCTTACCAGCTCTAACCGTACCAGG AGTACTAGTGCAGGACCATCATCTTCTAGTGGACTGGGTTTCTTTCAAAGGATGCGGAGAA ATGTGTTCAACATATCTGAAGCCAATGCTTTCTCAGCAGCTACGtcttcacacagctccagtggCACAGATACTATGAATGCATAA